In Ornithodoros turicata isolate Travis chromosome 1, ASM3712646v1, whole genome shotgun sequence, the DNA window TTGGCGTTGCTCCTGTCTTTATCTCTCAAGGTACAGTTGAAGTCCCCAAGTAACAATATGTTATCGGCTCCTGTTGCATTGTCTTCCAGAGATTCGAAAAACGCCATTCTTTCCTGCGCCTCGCTGGGAACATACACACTGATAAAACGCCACAATTCATTATCGATGAGCACATCAAGCCTCGCTACCCTTTCTTGTTTGTCGACCACATGCTGCAACGGTGTCATATCGCATCTCTGCTTCAAACACAGTAAAGTTTCTGCTGAGTGGCCCACTGCATGACTCACGACGACATCATACCGCTGGGCAATCAGCTTGTTTATTAGATCAGCAATGGCCTCTTCTGTACTTATCTTTGTTTCCTGTATGGCAATAACATCAATGTTCGGATGGCTTTCAAGATATCGTTTCAAGTGATATTGTTTTTTCCGTGAATTTATCCCTCTGACGTTTAAGGTGGTCACTGTGATTGATGTTACAGCCATGATTTTGTGTATTTGACACGTCTAAGTGAAAGTTTTCATTCCCAGCTTCTTTACTGCACTCAGTGGGCTCCCAGTCGTGTGATTCGTTGATGTGGTGTTAAATAGTAGCAAAGGGGGCGTCATCGAGGCTACACCAaggaaactttctttttttccaccaGGTAATAACAgttatttacaaacattaaaaTAAGTTATTACTGTACAGTGCTAATGAGTGATGgatgatgaatgatgcacaCCGCAGCATCCAAATACACAGGATACaaaaaatacatggtacacAACACACAGGTCACACACACAGGGATCggaccgaggaccttgtgcgtgtgaagcacatgtgataaccactacactcTTTTGTTGTCTCTTTCGCCAGCTGGACTTTTTGATTGCATATTATAAAACATCCAAGTACATAATGCACATAATACATAGTACATACTCCTCGTGTACATGCGTATTTAAAATCCGAGTGTACAAAGaccctgttccgagcgcttcctGTATCGTTTGAGGATGCGACCGAATGTCGCGCCAACAAGGCAGGTGATAACCTGAGCTAATTCTTGCCATTGTTCCTCTTCACAGAGCTTCTTGCTTCCGattaatgtgtgtgtgtgtgggggggggggggggaatctatATATTTTCAcaagaaaggtcagccagaatgGACGGCGGACGGACGACTAATGATAATGTCCACAAAAGCTTCGTTGTCAAGTAGGACTCGGTCCTGACGTCGCGTTCAACACGGGCCGTTCGTGCATTCTAGAGAGCATGATGTCCAGGCATCCCTATAATACTAAGCACCTCGATATGCTTGGAGGCTGCGAAATTCAGAGACTTCAGGCTCTCGtacattacatccaacgaggcCCACAAATCACTTCAGAAAAGCACTGCATTCTTGTACTCGTGGAATAATGGCGAATATTCTCGACTTGACCGCATACCTCACACCTTGCATCCAAGGGCACGAAGAAGCCTTTACCCTTCAGGCACTGCGTCTTGGGGAGGACTTCTAAGCGGAAACGAACAAAGATGTCCTTTGTTCCTGTTGGGACTGGCCGTTTGCGTATCCTTTTGGGTATGTCCTGCTGTTGGATCGCGGTGTAGGATTGACGACATAGTCGCGGTGGGAAGATGCTGGTGACGGTGTCCCAATACAGTGTTTTGCCCTTCAGGGTCTTCTGTCGAGGAATATCATGATGCGCTGCGCGATTTCCTGATGGAATTTCAGAGTAGAGGAACTCCCTACGCAAGGTACACAGAGTGGTCAAGATCCACTGCAAGTGGTGTCGAGTCCCCAACGCAGGGCACGAGCAAGTTCCCTGGAAGCTGCGTAGCCCTTTGGTGTGCGTTGGCACTGGGAAAGCTGAAAGCGTGTGGACTTTGTCTGGATCCGCAGAAATTACACCGGGACACCAGGTAGCCAAGCACCTTTGTCTACCGATAGCCGAAATGGCACTTCTTCGGATTACTACTTGGAGTCTGGCTGAAGCAATGATCTTCAATGTTCGATAATGTCGTCAAGATAACATAGGCAGATGTTCCAGCCTAATCGGCGCAATACGGAATCAATTATGCTTTCAAGGGTATATCGGGGACATTCCATAACCCGAAATGCATGCAGTAGGAATCTACCAATAGCCCGACCTGAGGTCCAGCTAGCCCACCATAGTCCAGCTAAGAGAAGCAGCTCGCGCCGTGTAAGCAAACGACCGCGTCGTCGATACGCGGCGTGGGATATTCTCTTTCCGTGTGACTCTGTTTTACCTTCGATAGTCGACACAAAGTCGTACGGTACCATCGTTTCTTTCTTTACCAAAACAACAGGAGAGGGCTACGTACGAACTTGCAGATTGCCTGGTGATGTTCCGAGGGAGCATGTCCTATACCTCATCTTCGATGACAACTCGTTCCGGAGGTGAAGCTCGGTACGATCGTTGTCTCAGTGTCCGTGTGGTGCCAGTGTCGATGCGATGCTCAACACGTTGGGCAAGAACTACCAGGGGCGACTTGTTTACGTCAAAAAGTCTACGTTCGAAGAAGTGAGAGGAGGCTTAAGCGGGTCTTTTTATCTAGGTGAAGTTGGCAGTACCCCAAGTGACACGTACGTCACCATACCGGAAGGCACAGATCCTTGCAGAAATTATATTAGCGCCACGTCATCGCTCTCGCTGGAGTGGGTCCGAAAACTAAGCGCCCTAACAACGAATTTAAGCATTATCATATTTACGGATACAAAAGGCGTGTACATATTGCGAGGGTAATGTGGCTTGTGGCCACTGTACCTAGTGGTGGACAAGAAGAAGAATTTACGGTGACATCAGCGGGGCACGCAGTAGCTGTTTCACTCATTCTTTTCGCGTTCTTTCTGCTTATAATTGTCTGCGAAAGACTTGATGCAACGACGTGAGAATTCCCGTTCAAGAACCATCGCCTGTTGTGATGCCTTCTGCAGAGACCTCAATGGTCCAAGTAAGCATTTTGAGGCAGAAACTTCCGCAGGATTGAAATATTTGAGTAGCGTGTTTATATTTGCCGCTGACTGCGGTCTGCTTATACCGGGTGTCTCGGTTAAATCcatatcttctaaagcagggcgccgtcgacttcaaaatgggtactacctctTTTGGGACTTTGAGTGGACACCttctagagaaaaatctgccacccgAGCGGGTCATTTGTTTAAGTAATTACttggtttcagtttacatatttttgtcgagGCTTGTTGcggcgaagtgcaaaaggacgtaattcattggtgaacATGAGAGGGGAAgggcgtccttttgcgcttcagcGCTACCAGCCGCGAGAAAAATTTGTAAACTGAAACCAgctaattactgcaacaaatgacccgctttggtcgcagatttttctctaaaaggtgtctacTGAGGGTACCAGAAGGGGTAGCTGCCTTCGATAGCTGTCTTCCGGTCGAGTTGAACTTCCTGAACCTACCCTAGGTCGTCATGGGTGCCATTTCGGAAACAGAAAACCAGTAAATCTCAGAAAAGGGCAGTAAAGTCCGAACATTTCTCCTCGCAGTATGAAAAATAACTTACGAATTTTTATCGAAGTAACAAACCCTGAAGTCAGATAATTGCACACGTACGAACGTCATTTGAATTCTTTATTGCGAATAAACCTAAATGAGCGATATTTATGAAGGAATATTTATTTTTAAGTTCAGTACGAATATAACATACCCGTAAGCTATACATACTTCTACTAAAAACACATTTTTATGCCGACACGGAGGATCAGACAAATGGCATCGACGCAAAGAGCGTGCGCGAGGTGGGGGGACGCTGGGGACCGAGCCCCGTGCACACTCCAAGGGAAAGGCAGTGACACAACATGGACTAACCTTAACTAAACCTACTAACCAGTCTAGCAAGCTAAAACCACCAGCTCCCCAGCGCCACCTACAGCAGGTTCGTTGCTATGGTACAGCCGATGCTGTTACCTTCACTCACacgcaaaaggaacgggattcctCCGACGAGGATTCCTTGTCTGTCCCAATTAGAAGGAGGCCGACAATGATGCGCGGGTTCTATTTGGTCTCCTCTACCggtttgtccaatcatcgcgcgAAATCGTCTGAGGGGACCAATGAGAAGCCTCTCCTCATTGTCAGGCTTCTTAAGAGGAAAAGCAAAAACGTGAAAATTTATGCACTATAGTGTCTTTTAAGTACTTAGGAAAAGCTCGATCAACGAAATCGTATCATCGTAAATACGAGCGTCCAAGGTTTTGGTTTTCTAACAGCTCGAACGTGAAACGATGCCTCCTTCGCACACTCTGCGAGTCCTTAATATCACAAACACCTTGTGACCCGTGCTACATTTGAAACGTTGGTAGGGAATGTTGATGAAAGATGAACACTCGCATCGAGCGGTGAAAAAACCTAGTCGAGCAGTACTGCACATTTGTGTAAGATTATCACTTGAGGCAGGCTGGTATTTGCTGATGGGGTTTGTCTCTTTGCAGAACCCGGACGGCCCTGTTGTGGAGTTTGCATGGTCAACCCTATCAGCGGCTTTAAGCTGGATTGGAGCCACCGTGCTTGGCGTCACGGCGGGAACCATCGTTGTCACATCGCTGGCATATTTCAAGAGACACTACAACGACGTGCAACGAAAAAACTCCTCAGAAGGCCTGCACGTCCAACTGTGCTACACGAAGAGCTGTCAACATGCGGCCGAGGCACTagccactacactcttaaacccgtaccttttattgtaacttttagaaacatgtaacttctatatagacgtagatttcgagatttcttataggttacaccactgtaacgtatatttagaggttaaaagcgaccaaggtcatgtctttacaacacgaatagaagttacatctcggaaaaaacaaaaacagcttgttgtaacttataaatgtaccctctactccgacactgtaacttctaagcgaaatctccaacgataatcattttgttagtttcttatcgtttcttttccttttgtttttcagcataatgccgcgtttcagcctcccattcgagacgacagttgcgaatctacgctgttattttttatctgtttcagcgtcacctatacgtcaactacatgttatcaatgctgtatgaacacagattatatgttcgcagtctgaaatactgatagtatgtttctttctaaagggtggaaaacaattgtcaatgccgcaaccaccaagatttccgatttcgctgcggaggccgagcctggtctaggtctatccacactgagagcggtttccttgaaacgcttaacgctcgtcgtccgtccgttaacaagtgtaatctgttttaatcagtggttttcctcgcgtttatcatagtatcgtcaggaacaacggaaaagctagatgtcgctagcaaacaagtatattttcggtgttctcaggggaaagtgtagtgagtgcgaagattgcaaagaatatataaccgaaaacgaacgtcaccaccgcagccctaattcacacacttcatacactgggtaagtgtacattttgtgctaggtacgtgcgttattttgatagcaagagctcttagcgcaggtttgttgtgattatggcaagcgttttgcggtcctgcatatgaacgccacttacgcttgctacttttctgctcttacttggtcgccaagtcaatacaccggcgtgcattttgcgagctgcggatatatgcatcgagatatataattcgcagcttcctacttgttgtattcttacgatattctaagactcaatcgcggagtgaacgccttcccgcatttatgctgctttgtaccttgtgctttgtacggatttgaatggttccgtaaatgttactctcattgcccaaacttttgttccgatgatcccacatgcaggttcacataccgtcaccagcgcaatgcagtacctcacaaactcgtcccagagcgcctccaacgctgataacgcagtaatgtagtgtctcctgcgttactgtacactcatattcctcaaggttgtgtgcgttttatgtaatactgtattgccatttgcgctcgcctctgcaacacgaatgtggaataaattttttttctgctgcagttctccatttcgttgggtgtgttcagcttagcaaacataggtcagttgttttgactcgctagcttcctcgcacttttatgcattgcttctcacttagaagatagttcttttttccacatacatggtaaagcgaccatggtttctcctcacaccagaatcgcacttgtgcacaatgtgtcacctctcgacagacttctgtttttgtaatatacatatgttcaagatctccttttctgctggttcattttggtaccttggtgtgttctgtaaatgtctgtccatatcccacgcacagggggtttgtttttattcgcatcacaccagcgctcatttgacaggtgggttatgttaattttcgcaaattaacccatccgtagttacaaacatttccgacatttcctgacgcatgtgtttgtaactacggatcgactaattagcaaagattcacataacccacctgccaaatgagcgctactctgttgcgaataaaaatgaacatcctgtataaaaagccgcacgttggcgtaacctttacgggcaggtgctggattgaaggccgtaacctctaattagtgggtttccttgtaacttttataaaaggggtcgctcagagggtacctggtagcttctgaaatagagggtaaaatattgcgattttttaccctttactaaagggtacggagttaagagtgtaccctgAGTTTCAACGTCAATCCTTGCCACGACTTCTTCGCCTTCGTCTGCGACAGATACAACGAACATATTCCAGACGCCTTCAAAGGTGGACGCAACAGTATCTTGAGTTACGCCATAGCTCTTCTGTTCGTGCCCCCGGCCGCCGAGGGTCGTCAACTGTATGCCATTGAGAAAGCCGCCACTTTGTTCAGATCGTGCATGCGTCTCTTCTCATCGGACAACCAGGATTCCAGGTATGTGCTCTCCAACATGATGGACGACATGCACGTCAGTCTGGACCTTCCGCCCACGACTTTCGATCCCTTCGAATCGATGGTACGCTTGGGATTGGAGTACAACATCCCCGTCTTCGTATCCATCGCCGTTGGAAACAACCTAGACCGGAGAAAGGGTAGAACCATGCAGATATCGCACAGCAGGAAAGAGCTGGAGTGGTACGCCAAGAGGAAGAAGAATCGCAGACAGGCACGGAAGGTATATCACGAGTGCTACAAGGCGTACTTCAAAGGCACGTACGACCAGACGTCGTTAGGCATCAAAGCCGGTATGTTCGCGAGAGATATTGATCAGGCGGAGGAAGATGCTTCTAATATcgcctggaatgtccctcttaCGGACTCAGATAGGCCGTCATACCAGGAGACGACAGTAGGACAACTTCCAGATGACTGGCCGGTTGTACTGATAAATCTCGGAAAACAATATGTCCACGAGAAGGACGTGGTGTTCGTCGATCCAAAAGCCACTAAATTTATCAAAACTTTGCGTAGCCGTTTTGCTGACATTGAAATGAAAATCCTCATAGCGTGGGTTTTGCTAAGAGAATACGGCGTGTATGTTAGTCCGTCTCTCTTGGCGACTCTATCGCCGTCGCGATCGCCTCGAGACCTGTGCTCTGCACGAGTTTCGGAAGTAATGCCGGTGGCGTTTTCTGCGTCCTACCTTTCTAAAGTGATCACTGAAGACGCTATCCAAGCAGCGGATGGCATTGTGCTCAACGTCAGAGACGCCTACATAGCATCGCTCATCAACACCAGCTCGCTCGATGACGAACCGAAAGCAGCCGCCATCGCAAAGTTGAAGGCCATGGAGTTCTATTCAGCGTACTCAAAGGGTCTCATCGACGTCCAGCAACTAGATGCGTATTACGAAGGATACACACCGGAGGAACGGGAGCCATTCTTTGACACTTGGCTGCGAGGGGCTAAAGCGCTCCAAGTAAAGAAAATGAGCGCCATCAACACCGGGGCTGTGTTTCCTGTGTATGAATCAAAAGTATTCTACGTGGTTCACAGCAATCGGTTAGTAGCTTTGGCACCCGCTCTTCGACCGACGCTCTTTATACGAGACGGTCCGGCGTCGTTCAACTACGGTGGGTTAGGTGCGCTAGCCGGACGCGAGATCATGTACGGGTACGACTTGAACGGCAGCACGTACGACGCGTTCGGAAATAAGCACAACTGGTGGTCACCACCTGCGAGGGACCACTACTTGAAACAAGCGCAGTGTGTGAGGCTGTCGGCTGACACCCTGACCGAAGGAAGCGTGAAGTTGGGCAGCGAGGCAGGTGATGTACTCCTCGCTGACTTAGTGGGTCTGCAAATGGCGGCCAGAGCCTTTCAAGCTGTCGCTGGAGGAAAGGATCCCTTGCTCCCAACACTTCCATTCTACTCGATGCAGCTATTTTTCCTCGCTCACTGCTACAAATGGTGCGATGAGCAGGACGAAACGGACGGCCTTCGCCATGGGGAACGATGCAACGTTGCCGTCACCAATATGGCGGAATTTCCGGACGCTTTCAATTGTAAACTCGGCGACCGTTTAAACCCCTCTGAGAGGTGTTCCTTCTTCTGATGGAATAGTTACGATGATGACAATTGAAGTTATTCCTAATGGACGTGCACGAGGTAAAGaccaaacaaacaataaacCGACGCATCATGTTTGTCTTGGTGAGTTTGGGGTGTGGTGTTTGGTTGAGATTTCGCGTTGTGCAGGCGTAGTTGAGATAATAGTTTAAGGATTTGACACATACCTTCATTTTTAGATGACTTAGTAACAGTTGTCGATTCTGCATTTCCTGCTGTATACATTTGAACATGCGAAGCATTGACAAACATTTTGATGAACTCACCGTGTTGGCTTAAAAAATATTGCAATAAAATAGGTGCAATACAATGTAGCTCTGTTCGAAACATGGCTGGGTGCCCTGAGCGATTCCTTCTCCAGCATAAATGTTTACGACTC includes these proteins:
- the LOC135388086 gene encoding endothelin-converting enzyme-like 1 is translated as MRLFSSDNQDSRYVLSNMMDDMHVSLDLPPTTFDPFESMVRLGLEYNIPVFVSIAVGNNLDRRKGRTMQISHSRKELEWYAKRKKNRRQARKVYHECYKAYFKGTYDQTSLGIKAGMFARDIDQAEEDASNIAWNVPLTDSDRPSYQETTVGQLPDDWPVVLINLGKQYVHEKDVVFVDPKATKFIKTLRSRFADIEMKILIAWVLLREYGVYVSPSLLATLSPSRSPRDLCSARVSEVMPVAFSASYLSKVITEDAIQAADGIVLNVRDAYIASLINTSSLDDEPKAAAIAKLKAMEFYSAYSKGLIDVQQLDAYYEGYTPEEREPFFDTWLRGAKALQVKKMSAINTGAVFPVYESKVFYVVHSNRLVALAPALRPTLFIRDGPASFNYGGLGALAGREIMYGYDLNGSTYDAFGNKHNWWSPPARDHYLKQAQCVRLSADTLTEGSVKLGSEAGDVLLADLVGLQMAARAFQAVAGGKDPLLPTLPFYSMQLFFLAHCYKWCDEQDETDGLRHGERCNVAVTNMAEFPDAFNCKLGDRLNPSERCSFF